The Plasmodium sp. gorilla clade G2 genome assembly, chromosome: 4 genome has a segment encoding these proteins:
- a CDS encoding prohibitin-like protein, putative: MKRHFIKLKYDIRNVKHYHLHKINIRNIHNIIKNERATNTHLSVNNNPRMNEKKCVENENFIYSNINIIQNKMHITDGQVEIKDNKMDQVDNIKYERKEQENEQIKILKIKNVKLLTCCIITTLFFYFTLKKVPEGYICLVQNIHDGKVKPYIYDDLMTFFFNPLKYKVIHMRIIPIQRKYTNVYETLDKQKIKVKLEVKMKPKIPFIIDIYSSFGINYSTSYIEKEMNLDLKNVIKYYNLNTLLENNQNVNDDNGTVDDAIDQIMDRFYDSSIFHKIILMDVTILFEKVE; encoded by the coding sequence atgaaacgtcattttataaaattgaaaTATGATATAAGAAATGTAAAACATTACCATTTACAcaagataaatataagaaatatacataacataataaaaaatgaaagagcTACAAATACACATTTAAGTGTTAATAATAATCCAAGAATGAATGAAAAGAAATGtgtagaaaatgaaaattttatatattcaaatattaatattatacaaaataaaatgcaTATAACAGATGGTCAAGTTGAaattaaagataataaaatggatcaagttgataatataaaatatgaaagaaaagaacaagaaaatgaacaaataaaaatattaaaaataaaaaatgtaaaattattaacGTGTTGTATAATTACTActctctttttttatttcacacTTAAAAAAGTTCCAGAAGGTTATATATGCTTAGTTCAAAATATACATGATGGAAAAGTtaaaccatatatatatgacgaTTTGatgacttttttttttaatcctttaaaatataaagttaTACATATGAGAATTATACCTATACAAAGGAAATATACAAATGTATATGAAACTCTagataaacaaaaaattaaagtaaAACTTGAAGTTAAAATGAAACCCAAAATACCCtttattattgatatttaTAGTTCCTTTGGCATAAATTATAGTACCTCTTACattgaaaaagaaatgaatttagatttaaaaaatgttattaaatattataacttAAATACATTACTtgaaaataatcaaaatgttaatgatgataatggaACAGTGGATGACGCAATAGATCAAATTATGGACAGATTTTATGATTCATCTATATTCCACAAAATTATTCTTATGGATGTAactatattatttgaaaaggtggaataa